A genome region from Streptomyces sp. SAI-135 includes the following:
- a CDS encoding SDR family oxidoreductase, producing MPTTIALVTGGNRGIGRSIVEALAADGRDIIFTYNTDEGRAKEVVEAVAAHGRIAVALHLDVTQSAALPGFTDTVRQTLRDRWDRDTFDILVNNAGIALHSPLGSTDEETMDRLFAVHVKGCYLLTQALATAPDGTAPLLTDGGRIVNLSTGLARFVTPPYAVYGAVKGAVEVLTRYWATELGGRGISVNSIAPGPVSTDFDGGHLRDDENLQQILRGLTARGRIAEADDIGPAVAALVSEGTHWITGQRIEASGGFRL from the coding sequence ATGCCCACCACGATCGCCCTGGTCACCGGCGGCAACCGCGGCATCGGCCGCTCAATCGTCGAGGCACTCGCCGCCGACGGCCGGGACATCATCTTCACCTACAACACGGACGAGGGCAGGGCGAAGGAGGTCGTCGAGGCCGTCGCCGCGCATGGCCGCATCGCCGTCGCACTTCACCTCGACGTCACACAGTCGGCGGCGTTGCCGGGCTTCACCGACACCGTGCGGCAGACACTGCGGGACCGCTGGGATCGTGACACCTTCGACATCCTGGTCAACAACGCCGGGATCGCGCTGCACTCCCCTCTGGGTTCCACCGACGAGGAGACCATGGACCGCCTCTTCGCCGTCCACGTCAAGGGTTGCTACCTCCTCACCCAGGCCTTGGCCACCGCCCCCGACGGCACCGCGCCCTTGCTGACCGACGGCGGCCGGATCGTCAACCTCTCGACCGGCCTCGCCCGGTTCGTCACTCCGCCCTACGCCGTCTACGGGGCGGTCAAGGGAGCGGTCGAGGTACTGACTCGTTACTGGGCAACGGAACTCGGTGGGCGCGGGATCAGCGTGAACAGCATCGCGCCCGGCCCGGTGAGCACCGACTTCGACGGCGGTCACCTCCGCGACGACGAGAACCTCCAGCAGATTCTGAGGGGACTGACCGCTCGCGGCCGCATCGCCGAGGCAGACGACATCGGCCCAGCCGTGGCGGCTCTCGTGAGCGAGGGCACCCACTGGATCACGGGGCAGCGCATCGAGGCGAGCGGCGGCTTCCGCCTGTGA
- a CDS encoding helix-turn-helix domain-containing protein, whose product MNLTELGAFVRSRRDRVQPSDVGLVAGPRRRVPGLRRDEVAMLAGASTDYYIEIERGDAQPSEQMLAALARALRLTSDECDHLFHLAGRRLPPSGGSSAHPRPAMFDLLGRLAAVPAFVCTDLNVTLVQNRLADALFGPIVPAAGPGASFAHRWFTGDPTARALYPEDDHEHHSRGLVADLRAAAGRRSRGDQEVAQLIGDLKRRSAEFVRLWSERDVAVRRTDRKRIRHPSLGMLHVNCLSLLSEDGRQRLLWFTPVSGTDSAEKLELLAVLGNQDLRSEV is encoded by the coding sequence GTGAATCTGACCGAGCTGGGTGCCTTCGTCAGGTCCCGACGTGATCGAGTCCAGCCCTCGGACGTCGGTCTGGTCGCCGGGCCCCGGCGCAGGGTTCCGGGGCTGCGCCGCGACGAGGTCGCCATGCTGGCCGGGGCTTCGACCGACTATTACATCGAGATCGAGCGCGGCGACGCTCAACCGTCGGAGCAGATGCTGGCCGCTCTGGCCCGGGCGTTGCGGCTGACGAGTGACGAGTGCGATCACCTCTTCCACCTTGCGGGTCGGCGGCTGCCACCTTCCGGAGGCTCGTCGGCACACCCCCGTCCGGCCATGTTCGACCTGCTGGGCCGCCTTGCCGCGGTGCCGGCGTTCGTCTGTACGGACCTGAACGTCACGCTGGTGCAAAACCGCCTCGCCGATGCACTTTTCGGCCCGATCGTTCCTGCCGCGGGACCGGGAGCGAGCTTCGCCCACCGGTGGTTCACCGGGGATCCGACGGCCCGTGCCCTGTATCCGGAGGACGATCATGAGCATCACTCGCGCGGCCTCGTCGCGGACTTGCGCGCGGCGGCCGGGCGACGGAGCCGCGGCGATCAGGAGGTTGCACAGCTGATCGGCGATCTGAAACGGCGCAGCGCAGAGTTCGTCCGCCTCTGGTCCGAACGCGATGTAGCGGTCAGGCGCACCGACCGCAAACGTATCCGGCACCCCTCACTGGGGATGCTCCATGTGAACTGCCTGAGTCTGTTGAGCGAGGACGGTCGCCAACGCCTGCTGTGGTTCACCCCGGTGTCCGGTACGGACTCGGCGGAGAAGCTGGAGCTGCTGGCCGTGCTGGGCAACCAGGATCTGCGATCGGAGGTGTGA
- a CDS encoding cellulose binding domain-containing protein: protein MKSNRLTAGRSPLSRRRSPAVCAAVFSAALMVATASGTASASPAAEGSASCTAVTQDVIYSNNGEYSAYVEVKNTGPVTINAWRAKGTLPEGQSVRTVWQAVLTADGSEVTFDSTPYGYRPIQVGRSDYFVYVVRGYQDTRVPELTCEAQG from the coding sequence ATGAAGAGCAATCGACTCACGGCCGGACGATCGCCCTTATCCCGCAGGCGCTCGCCGGCGGTATGCGCGGCGGTGTTCTCCGCGGCTCTCATGGTCGCGACCGCTTCCGGTACGGCGTCCGCGAGTCCTGCAGCGGAAGGCTCGGCCAGTTGTACTGCGGTGACCCAGGATGTCATCTACAGCAACAACGGCGAGTATTCGGCCTATGTAGAGGTGAAGAACACCGGCCCGGTGACGATCAATGCGTGGCGGGCGAAGGGCACCTTGCCCGAGGGGCAGTCGGTACGGACCGTGTGGCAGGCCGTCCTCACCGCCGACGGCAGTGAAGTGACGTTCGACAGCACTCCTTACGGATACCGACCCATCCAGGTCGGCCGCTCCGACTATTTCGTGTACGTGGTCCGCGGCTACCAGGACACCCGCGTACCGGAACTCACCTGTGAGGCACAAGGCTAG